From Benincasa hispida cultivar B227 unplaced genomic scaffold, ASM972705v1 Contig436, whole genome shotgun sequence, a single genomic window includes:
- the LOC120069491 gene encoding uncharacterized protein LOC120069491: MVRHLSSLKVFLLDILNLAGILLDSGNLTSPNCTPKDKYMATLLINGAGRFGCNGFYQILKYKMYNVSSHGVIDIVLKDFKKWTKGSLDNSGKRLTKLDLGMSSIGISITQFLSLEVNSTQDIKNFLRKYLKFE, encoded by the exons ATGGTTAGACATCTTTCTTCCCTTAAAGTTTTCCTGCTTGATATACTTAAT CTTGCTGGAATTCTATTAGATTCAGGAAACCTAACTAGCCCAAATTGTACGCCCAAAGATAAGTACATGGCTACATTGTTGATTAACGGTGCTGGTCGATTTGGATGCAATGGTTTTTATCAGATAC TGAAATACAAGATGTACAATGTGTCCAGCCATGGAGTAATTGATATAGTGCTGAAGGATTTCAAGAAGTGGACAAAAG GATCTTTGGACAATTCTGGAAAGAGATTGACGAAACTAGATCTTGGGATGAGTTCCATTGGAATATCAATTACTCAATTTCTTTCACTGGAAGTTAACTCGACTCAAGACATAAAAAACTTTCTACGTAagtatttgaaatttgaataa